tcatctggaaagcatcgcattcCAATCAagatctgctaaacatcttaaaaagatcagaatcataaagattttaaatcataaaggtctcaaagacatctgctgaatgtcttattgacatccaagaggaaacgtcttatagacgtattgcagatgagcaaacaacctaaaaaatacatcttccagatgtaaacgctTATATCAAGACGTCTGGTTGATGTATGTGGTATCAGGGATGTGGCCTAACAGCCTTATCAATGAGCTgtatgttgtttaaattgttctgCTGACAAGATATTGAAATATATCTTTCCCAAAACATTTCAGAAGTCAATAAAACTCCAGAAACActcctgatagcacacgtacatgatgtctatttgatgtgcaTCCCAGATAGCAAGAAGATGTCGATTCAAcgtctatttttagttgtaaaggtTGGGATCAGTCGAATCAACATTCACTATTTGGTCGGTACTCCATAACGTTGATAGGTCAAAAATAGAACATATATTCAACATCGAGATGAGGTTGATTCATCAACATGTACCACCGACCGATTTGTTTGAAATCATAACGTTTGTTCTATGATGAAACTTGGTTAGAAAAATCTGAGTTTTGCGCATGCGCATTTTTTAATCTAAATGGGTCGCTAACAACGGTTACACAATTGTTAGTCAGTCTATCATTGAATATCACCttagattttaattgttttatccaTTGTTGAATTAAAAACATTCCCGCTTgctaattttgtaattaaatgccctGTTTGCGCACTGCCGTCTTCCATGAGGTGGCCAGTAACTGAGGTAAATTTAAATAATTCACCATGTTGGACTTATTTCAGTTGTTGTAGATTGTCAGCTTCAACATGTTCACTTTCACTCATATTTCCTTTCACTCACTTTCACTTCATATTTCGGAAGACATTTATCTGTCTTCCGCTCGCGAATGTCCTTCGACGCGCGCGAGCCTGCAGTGATGCAACGTGCGCCATACTGAGTCAATAATACTCAAGGTGAATAGATGTTAAAACTGTTATTAtctgggggcttgggtagctcagcaagtaaagacgctgactaccacacctggagtcgcaagttcgaatccagggcttgctgactgacaccagtcaggcttcctaagcaaccaattggcccggttgctagggtgggtagagtcatgttgggttaacctcctcgtggtcaccataatgtggttctcgctctcggtggggcacgtggtgaattgtgcgtggatgccgcagagaatagcgtgagcctccacatgcactatgtctccgcggtaatgcgctcaacaagccacatgataagatgcatggattgactgtctcagatgcagaggtaactgaaattcatcctccgccacccggactgaggagaGTCACCACTAGTACCTAGAGcttattgggaattgggtatgccaaattggggagaaaagggaaaaaaaaaatccatttaaaACTATCATTACTTTCTCAAAGACTGTGTTTTAATTTTAGGGATGTACCTTGTGGCATTGTCTGCACTAATGTTCACCACAGATGTCCAAATGCGCATGGCAAAGGTAGAAGTCTCaagttatttttataatattacaattttatgtctcacaacaacaacataacatacagtttaaatacattgtcatctgCTGTACCAATAAACTGTGCTAGGAAACAGTTGGTGTCTTTTGTATCTTACCAGAGGGGGGTTTGCAAATGCACGGATGAAGCATACATGGTGTAGACCAAAATACAAATGTCAATGGAAATAAATATTGCCTGTACACTTACTGATGCACATGAATTACTCCAGAAAAAAGCACTTATAAAATGTTTTGTAAGCCTGCTGATAATTAACCCTTAAAACGGCAAGAacataaaaatacctctaaattagtttatgaaaacaaataaatttattGCTATTTCTAACATATTGCGGCCGAAATATGACATTTTCAAGTTTTTGCAGCCTGTAGTCTATTGTTCATGAAAACAACATGTAAAAGGTAGGAACATTATTTGCAATGAGGTCAGTGGACTTCTCACAATGCTGCTATGTTTCTTTAAATTAAGATTATGAATTGATGCCTGAGTTTTAATACAAAGTCACctgacctcagtatttgcagggactctattttcaattattttcacagAAACACTTACTCACTGCTCCTCGCTTCAGCCTCTCAAATGCTGTATCGCCCAAGATACAAAAACCTTTATAGGGTTTTAAAGgcatcaaaataattgttagtatTGGGAATACCCCTGTCACCAGATAAGATTTGATACTGAAGTGGGTCATATGGCAATATTTGAAttgcattgtttatttatttatttacttctgtTTTTCTGTGAGCCCCAGTTGAAGACAGAGAACTTACAGATGTTGGCCTTAACAAGTCAACCTGGACAGACGTCTGTTCCAGTCCAACCTACACCACACAAGACTTTTTTCTgcttttacagttgaagtcagaagtttacatacaccttagccaaatacatttaaactccgtttttcacaattcctgacatttaatcgtagaaaatgttccctgtctttggtcagttaggataactatttttaagaatgtaaaatgacagaataatagtagagagaatgatttctttcagcttttatttctttcaacacattcccagtgggtcaggagtttacatacactttgttagtatttggtagtattgcctttaaatagtttaacttgggtcaaatgttttgggtagccttccacaagctttttggcccattcctccagacagaactggtgtaactgagtcaggtttgtaggccttcttgcttgcacatgctttttcagttctgcccacaaattttctgtaagattgaggtcagggctttgtgatgaccactccaataccttgactttgttgtccttaagccattttgccacaactttggaggtatgcttggggtcattgtccatttggaagacccatttgtgacccaGCTTTAACTTCCCGgcttatgtcttgagatgttgcttcagtatatccacatcattttctttcctcatgatgccacctattttgtgaagtgcacaagtcactcctgcagcaaaacacccccacaacatgatgctgccaccccatgcttcccggttgggatggtgttcttcggcttgcaagcctcaccctttttcctccaaacataacgatggtcattatggccaaacagttcgatttttgtttcattagaccagaggacatgtctccagaaagtaagatctttgtccccatgtgcacttgcaaactgtagtctggcttttttatggcggttttggagcagcggctacttccttgctgagcagactttcaggttatgtcgatataggactcgttttactgtggatatagatacttgtctacctgtttcttccagcatcttcacaaggtcctttgctgttgttctgggattgatttggactttttgcaccaaactatgttcatctctagcagacagaatgtgtctcattcctgagcggtatgatggctgtgtggtcccatggtgtttatacttgcatactgttgtttgtacagatgaacatggtaccttcaagcctttggaaattgctcccaaggatgaaccagatttgtggaggtccactatATTTTTTCTGAGAttttttttgattttcccatgatgtcaagcaaagaggcactgagtttgaatgtaggccttaaaatacatccacaggtacacctccaattcaatacacccatcagaagctaattggctaattgtctatagGCTttgcatcattttctggaattttccatgctgcttaaaggcacagttaacttagtgtatgtaaacttctgacacactggaattgtgatatagtcaatgaaaagtgaaacaatctgtctgtaaacaattgttggaaaaattacttgtgtcatgcacaaagtagatgtgcatgacatgacttgccaaaactatagtttgctaatattaaatctgtggatattaagttagttttaatgacttcaacctaagtgtatgtaaacttttgacttcaactgtatatggatGACTGTCTACTTGCAAGTTCTCTTCAAAAttagatgtatgcaaatataacttgAACTTGAACTGCAAGAGCAAAGAACTTGTTCCAGTTGCAGAGAAACCTTTAAGttaaagggacatttcacccaaaaatgaaatttctctcatcatttactcaccttcatgccatcccagatgtgtatgactttctgtcttttgcagaacacaaacaaacaattttttaagaacagctcagctctgtaggtccaatcaatgtaagtgaatagtggccagacctttgaagctaaaaaaagctCTAGAAGCTCACCATTCGACTCAAGTAGTTTAATCATGATCAGAGATTAATCATTAAtcagaatgtcttctgaagtgatccagtcagttttgggtgagaacagaccaaaatgtaactcctttttcactgtacatattgccattgcagtctctaagcacaataatgatttctagctcgattacacttaatagtgcttgatgcatgcacagagaacTAGATGGCACTAGTAAGTGTAATTGAAcgtgaaatcatgattgccaaggaggctgctgatgtcaatttataatgaaaaaaaaaaaggagttatattttgaattgttctcaaccaaaaccgattggattgcttcagttgacatggattaaaccactctagtcttatggattaattttatgctgcttttaggGGCTTTTTAGAGCTTCcaacttttggtcaccattcacttgcattgtatggacctacagagctgaaatattcttctaaaaatcttcatttgtgttctgaagattaaagaaagtcatacacatctgggatggcatgagggtgagtaaatgatgagagaattttcattgttttgggtgaactgttcctttaagaaaacCTTTAGATATAATTGTAAGCATATTTTCACTAAGGGTTTGCTAaacgtaaagggatagttcacccaaaaatgaaaattctctcatcatttactcaccctcatgatatcccaggtgtatatgactttttctcttcaccagaacacatttgaagaaaaattataaaatatctcagctcagtaggtccttaaaatgtaagtgaatggagatttctcttatgaagctccaaaaatcacagacagtcagcataaacatcatccatacgactccagcggttaaattaatgtcttctaaagcgacacgatcgcttttggtgcaaaaaaggtCTATATTTAAGTACCTTTTGACCATAAACCATCGCTTCTGGGCAGCAGCAGTATATGCATTAACGAGAGCGCTGCGTACACGTCTCTCATGTGAAGAATTTGCGTTGACATGTTACGGGCTTAATCTCACTTTTTTCTCTCAGtttagacatccaggataagcacacaaatgcaccattgcagtaaacaaacagatacaaatacagatctaaaccaaaactacgcatctgtacagcattcctcctactcagctgtaaacagcgctgctcttccgtgtGTGTCGAACGTGCATCAGTTTTCGCGTGAACATGTCAGCGCGATTACAGCATACTGCTACTGAACGGAAGTGatgctttatatttaaaaaagtatttaaatattgatatttgtcGCACCAGAAGCAAAcgtttagcttcagaagacattaatttaactgctggagtcgtatggatgacgtttatgctgactgtctgttctttttggagcttcaaaagtcaaatCATAAGGACCTAAtgagcaaaaatatttttttctatttttcttcaaatgtgttctaatggggtgtgctgagtgactccagccaggtctcctaagcaaccaaattggcccggttgctagggagggtagagtcacatggggtaaactcctcgtggttgctatattgtggttcgttcttggtggggcgtgatgagttgagcgtggttgccgaggtggatggcgtgaagcctccacacgcgctatgtctccgtggcaacgcgctcaacaagccacgtgatgagatgcgcgggttggcggtctcagacgcggaggcaactgggattcctccaccacccggattgaggcgaatcactatgcgactacaaggacttaaaaagcgcatttggaattgggcattccaaattggggaaaaaggggaaaaaatcccccccccccaaaaaaaaaacaaaaaacaaaaatgtgttctaatgaagaaagacagtcatacacatctgggatagcatgagggtgagtaaatgatgagagaattttaattttgggtgaactatccctttattattGCTCCCTCGCAAAAAAATtatccatggttttactttagtacAATTTTAGCAAACATGACTTTAGTAACCATGGTAAATCTTGTAGTAATGGtttttaaataccatggttaaacataacggttaaatgtttttttttttgttgtttttcagcagTAACAATAGTTCAATTAtggatattttaatattttaattctatttttattgttatttattactgttttattataattatttgtcttgtcattatctgttttgtgtattaatgctttggcaatattgtatgtaaacacaatcatgctaataaagtactttaaattgaaattgagagagagagagagagagagagagagagagagagagagagggagggggagtgagagagagagaaatagagagagagagagtgggaggggaagtgagagagagagagagagtgggagggggagtgtgagagagagagagagtgggagggggagtgtgagagagagagagagagagagagggagagtgggagagggagatgagagagagagagagagagagagagagggagggggagtgagagagagagagagagagagagagagagagtgggaggggaagtgagagagagagagagagagagggggagtgtgagagagagagagagggaggagggagtgtgagagagagagagagagagagagagagagtgggagggggagtgagagagagagagagagagagggggagggggagtgagagagagagagagagagagagggggagggagtgagagagagagagagagagagagagagagagagagagagagagagaggggtgcaCTTGTGTCATAGTGGTCCTCATTCACATTCCACAAACACAGACCAAATAACGCTGAGACTACAAGAGTCGCTCGTTTTCATCAGAATAAACTGGACGTGTTTCGTCGTCATGGGGaaaatttttcttttaatttgtgtCGCTTTACTTCTTCAGAATGAGACTCGGGCTCAAGGTAAGCGAATGAATTTTTTTCACAAGTTTCAATTCGTTTCACCCAACCCTTCAAACGGGCGAATGATGACTGTATTTCCTGTTATTTCTCAGTGTAATAAACAAGAAAACATCTGCATTTTAAACAGCCTAAAACATAACAATTCAAGCAATAAATCTGCTATGTAGAAGCATTTTGCctatgtaataaataataataataaaaaaaaaaattatatatatatagtgtaacaTGTATAGTAAATAACATGGATATGGACTTTTTATAATATCAAGATTTTAAGTAAAACGTTTATGTAGCCAATAAGGGAATGTGTATTTTACTTGTGAAGTTTTTAAGTCATTTTCAGGtagaagtacaaatattccacaaAATCTTTTCAATGAGGTCATAAAACTGCACATattaagaaacaaaaaacaaaagtatttaaaaatgttttaaaacaaccCTGATAGCACAGGTACATCAGAAGACATATGTtttggttgtttgctcatctgtaaTATGTCTACAAAACTTCTTCTCGGAAGTCAAACATACGTCTTCCTTTATGATTCAGAATGTTTGTTaatcaaatgtttttaaatgttaaataaaatgcaatgcTTTCTatatgaaaagatctaaaacaaacatctcggagatgtacagtAAGTATGCTATCTGGTAAGTCCTGTATAATATGCCACTTTGCGGGACACTGCAGAAACAAAAGGACTTATTGTTTCTGAGTTGGAAGAACGTTTTATTATAGCCCTTTAcataaaaatatgcataaaacaaaaaacaataaataactcCAGTTCTTCTCTTTACTTGCCTGCAGGAAATAGTGCCAGGACAAACAAATGCAACAGCACAAACGTGGTCAACCCAAGATTTTTTCAAGGAATTGCCATCCCAGTCAACGCATCTCTCCCTCTGAACCGAACAGAACCACAAACACGTATCTCACCCTCTGCTACCATGGTTGCTACAGAAGTGGAATTGCGTAGTAACAACACGGCAATGTACCTCAGGGGTCCTCTTAGCAAGTGGTTCATCCCAGCTGTCTACATCATTGCCATCGTCGTTGGGATTCCCGCCAATATCGCCATTTTGGTTGTTGTTGGAACCAAAATGAGGATCATTTCGTCGGCCATTTTGTATTGTAGCTTAGCGGTGTCTGACTTGCTACTGTTGCTTAGCCTGTTGCTAAAGGCACACTATCACCTCAACAGCAACCATTGGATATTCGGCGAAACCGCTTGCCGCATCACTACTGCCTGTTTCTACGGCAACCTCTACTGCTCAGCATACACGCTAGCATGCATTAGCATCAAGCGCTACATAGCTGTCGTTCACCCATTCCTGTATAAGAGCTTGCCAAAGCGGTCCTTCACTGCATGGAGTTGCGTAGCAGTTTGGATCGTATTTATTATCGCCATTTTACCAGAGATCATAGTGCGACAGAGCTACCGCATCGCACACCTTGGAATTGTCACATGCCATGATGTTCTTCCCGCCAATTTAGACTATTACCAATGGCTTGTCTACTACAACCTTGGCCTTACCTGCATTGGATTCTTTCTTCCCCTAGTGGTGACAGTAGCGTGTTACGCTTCTATAGTGTGG
The DNA window shown above is from Myxocyprinus asiaticus isolate MX2 ecotype Aquarium Trade chromosome 40, UBuf_Myxa_2, whole genome shotgun sequence and carries:
- the LOC127430732 gene encoding proteinase-activated receptor 3-like, which gives rise to MGKIFLLICVALLLQNETRAQGNSARTNKCNSTNVVNPRFFQGIAIPVNASLPLNRTEPQTRISPSATMVATEVELRSNNTAMYLRGPLSKWFIPAVYIIAIVVGIPANIAILVVVGTKMRIISSAILYCSLAVSDLLLLLSLLLKAHYHLNSNHWIFGETACRITTACFYGNLYCSAYTLACISIKRYIAVVHPFLYKSLPKRSFTAWSCVAVWIVFIIAILPEIIVRQSYRIAHLGIVTCHDVLPANLDYYQWLVYYNLGLTCIGFFLPLVVTVACYASIVWHLNRSHSNWALYIRASTFNFIIFIVCFGPSSCFHFLHYVLLSTSTTENFYIYFSVTVCMCCLHSALDPFLFVLMSRTVGTKHYFLACKGHAHSISA